Proteins from a genomic interval of Oncorhynchus kisutch isolate 150728-3 linkage group LG28, Okis_V2, whole genome shotgun sequence:
- the LOC109875794 gene encoding ubiquitin-like protein 3: MTSSTPSEMINLRLILVSGKTKEFLFSPNASAADIAKHVYDNWPMDWEEEQVSSPNILRLIYQGRFLHGNVTLGALKLPLGKSTVMHLVARETLPEPNSQGQRNREKTGESNCCVIL; the protein is encoded by the exons ATTAACCTACGTCTCATCCTGGTCAGTGGGAAGACGAAAGAGTTCCTGTTCTCCCCCAACGCCTCGGCCGCAGACATCGCCAAACACGTTTACGACAACTGGCCAATGG ACTGGGAGGAGGAACAGGTCAGCAGTCCTAATATCCTGAGGCTCATCTACCAGGGTCGTTTTCTACATGGAAACGTCACACTAGGAG cTCTCAAATTACCCTTGGGAAAATCCACAGTGATGCATTTAGTTGCCAGAGAGACATTGCCCGAGCCAAACTCCCAAG gtcagagaaacagagagaagactgGAGAGAGTAACTGCTGTGTCATCCTGTAA